In Carya illinoinensis cultivar Pawnee chromosome 7, C.illinoinensisPawnee_v1, whole genome shotgun sequence, the following are encoded in one genomic region:
- the LOC122316148 gene encoding uncharacterized protein LOC122316148, with amino-acid sequence MANKEWNLMFSNATYSVLAAVKLDHSPLHVTKQKPSSGRKRKGYCFRYEAAWYLSEECQRVVAEGWKSLNFGGNGAGIMRHKLESCQKGLQKWQQGNKLANHKATKQALDQIRHIQQTGTGSHIPSMIQLQKKVENSMAAEELKWRQRGKQHWLQFGDRNTRYFHLHASQRRRTNTIGAKVASERQAALVTVWG; translated from the coding sequence ATGGCAAACAAAGAGTGGAACCTGATGTTCAGTAATGCAACCTATAGTGTACTAGCAGCAGTAAAGTTAGATCACTCCCCATTACATGTTACAAAACAGAAGCCAAGCAGTGGTAGGAAGAGGAAGGGGTATTGCTTTAGGTATGAAGCAGCCTGGTATTTAAGTGAAGAATGCCAAAGAGTTGTTGCAGAGGGATGGAAGAGCCTTAACTTTGGTGGGAATGGTGCTGGTATTATGAGACATAAGCTAGAGTCATGCCAAAAGGGTCTACAGAAGTGGCAGCAAGGAAATAAGCTAGCCAACCACAAGGCCACCAAACAAGCTTTAGACCAAATTAGACACATCCAACAAACTGGTACTGGATCACATATCCCTTCCATGATTCAATTAcagaaaaaagtagaaaattcaATGGCTGCTGAGGAGCTAAAGTGGCGTCAGAGAGGCAAGCAGCACTGGTTACAGTTTGGGGATAGAAACACACGCTATTTTCACCTACATGCATCTCAAAGAAGAAGGACAAACACTATAGGAGCTAAAGTGGCGTCAGAGAGGCAAGCAGCACTGGTTACAGTTTGGGGATAG